The region GGCCGAGAGCAACGTCGTCGCCCCCGCGAGCCCGAGCGCGCCGAGCCCGAGCGTCGCGGCCAGCAGCCCGGCGGACTCGACCTCCAGCCCGAGCACGATCACGAAGCCGACGGCCGCGAGGACGTTCATCCCCCCGACGAGCAGCACGTTGAAGAGGAGCTTGCCCGCGTAGACCATGCTCCCGCGCAGGTGGAGTTGTAGCAGCAAGACCGTCCCGCGCTCCTCCTCCGCCACGAACCCGCGCCCGAGCCCGACCGCCGCCGCGAACACGATCACGATCCACAGCAGCGCCGACGCCACGCGCTCGCTCACCTGCCCCGTCCCGACCGAGAACGCCACGAGCAGGAGGGATGACGCCACGAAGAGGGCGAGCGCGTTGACGCCGTAGCGCGTCCGCACCTCCAGCCGGAGGTCTTTCAGGAAAACGGCCCAGGCACCGTGCAGCCAGTCCATGCGGTCGGGAGGAAAAGAGGGAGGCGTTGGAAGATCGCAGAGGACGGGCAGATTGTCTATCCTTCGGCCGCTCTTCTCCATCCGCCCGCTCTATGCTCGAACCTGACCGCATCCTCGGCACCCTCCTCGGCACCGCCGTCGGCGACGCCCTCGGCATGCCCATCGACGGGCTCAGCCACCAGAACGTCCGCACGTACTACAAAGGCATCAAAGCCTACCGCGCCGACGAGCACCGTCGCGACCTCGGCGCCGGGCAGT is a window of Rhodothermales bacterium DNA encoding:
- a CDS encoding heme exporter protein CcmB — protein: MDWLHGAWAVFLKDLRLEVRTRYGVNALALFVASSLLLVAFSVGTGQVSERVASALLWIVIVFAAAVGLGRGFVAEEERGTVLLLQLHLRGSMVYAGKLLFNVLLVGGMNVLAAVGFVIVLGLEVESAGLLAATLGLGALGLAGATTLLSALIARASSQGPLLPVLAFPLLIPLLLTVIRVTQRTLLLGASAGPWAASLNDLITLGGYAGAVITASVLLFDFVWND